Proteins encoded within one genomic window of Hermetia illucens chromosome 2, iHerIll2.2.curated.20191125, whole genome shotgun sequence:
- the LOC119650269 gene encoding death-associated inhibitor of apoptosis 1-like isoform X3, producing MRYLTSIKQYIQRSLNIICTFICPTPLTSYLNQSKMLTQELPRLEIFRDVTDNKTADTSPPISYKSLEMPLSSTLLNAETERIKTFEGRWPLSWMDMNLLAQTGMYYTGTDDTVKCNFCGVEIGRWEETDHPVTEHMRWSPNCPLMRRRPTANIPLDEVVLDRILPPATYDVCGGTEVLDIRPQAYPEDSIMQPIRFPDHPEYAIETARLRSFAEWPRTMKQKPEQLADAGFFYTGIGDRVKCFSCGGGLKDWDESDDPWEQHALWLGNCHFLKLNKTQKYIDSVIAKFKSSKESETKNEGSNTSNTSGVSSDEEHSSQELEAAKDDELNSIESERKGGSFELHDKCRHSHKKKAIPDEKVCKICYVNEYNTAFLPCGHVVACVKCASSVTKCPMCRQPFSNVMRVYFS from the exons ATGAG ATATCTGACATCCATCAAGCAATACATACAACGCTCGTTGAACATCATCTGTACATTCATTTGTCCTACTCCGTTAACCAGTTATTTAAATCAATCGAAAATGTTGACACAGGAATTGCCTCGTCTGGAAATTTTTCGCGATGTCACCGACAATAAAACGGCGGACACTTCGCCACCAATTTCATACAAGAGCTTAGAAATGCCTTTATCGTCAACTTTATTAAATGCTGAAACGGAACGTATCAAGACATTCGAAGGACGATGGCCTCTATCATGGATGGATATGAATCTACTGGCGCAAACTGGAATGTACTACACGGGCACAGATGATACAGTTAAATGTAATTTTTGTGGTGTCGAAATCGGCCGCTGGGAGGAGACGGATCATCCGGTCactgaacatatgcggtggtcGCCGAACTGTCCGTTGATGCGAAGACGACCTACAGCAAACATTCCATTAGATGAAGTTGTACTAGATAGGATCCTCCCACCTGCCACATATGATGTTTGCGGTGGAACTGAAGTTTTAGATATCAGACCCCAAGCTTACCCCGAAGATTCAATCATGCAACCGATCCGATTCCCAGATCATCCTGAATATGCTATTGAGACTGCACGCCTCCGATCGTTTGCAGAGTGGCCCAGGACAATGAAACAAAAACCAGAACAATTGGCGGACGCTGGCTTCTTCTACACGGGCATTGGCGATCGAGTGAAATGTTTTAGCTGTGGCGGTGGACTAAAGGATTGGGATGAATCCGATGATCCATGGGAGCAACATGCTTTGTGGCTGGGCAATTGTCATTTcttgaaattgaataaaactcaAAAGTATATCGATTCCGTTATTGCCAAATTCAAATCGAGTAaggaaagcgaaacgaaaaacgAAGGTAGCAATACATCGAATACGAGTGGTGTGTCGAGCGATGAGGAACATTCGTCGCAAGAATTAGAAGCAGCTAAGGATGATGAATTGAATTCCATCGAATCAGAACGAAAAGGAGGAAGTTTCGAATTGCACGACAAATGCCGTCATAGCCATAAGAAAAAGGCAATTCCAGATGAGAAAGTTTGTAAGATATGCTACGTGAACGAATACAACACTGCATTTTTGCCATGCGGTCATGTAGTTGCTTGTGTAAAGTGTGCATCCTCCGTTACAAAGTGTCCAATGTGTCGGCAACCTTTTTCGAACGTTATGCGAGTGTATTTTTCTTAA
- the LOC119650269 gene encoding death-associated inhibitor of apoptosis 1-like isoform X2 — protein MQSLFENACHKYLTSIKQYIQRSLNIICTFICPTPLTSYLNQSKMLTQELPRLEIFRDVTDNKTADTSPPISYKSLEMPLSSTLLNAETERIKTFEGRWPLSWMDMNLLAQTGMYYTGTDDTVKCNFCGVEIGRWEETDHPVTEHMRWSPNCPLMRRRPTANIPLDEVVLDRILPPATYDVCGGTEVLDIRPQAYPEDSIMQPIRFPDHPEYAIETARLRSFAEWPRTMKQKPEQLADAGFFYTGIGDRVKCFSCGGGLKDWDESDDPWEQHALWLGNCHFLKLNKTQKYIDSVIAKFKSSKESETKNEGSNTSNTSGVSSDEEHSSQELEAAKDDELNSIESERKGGSFELHDKCRHSHKKKAIPDEKVCKICYVNEYNTAFLPCGHVVACVKCASSVTKCPMCRQPFSNVMRVYFS, from the exons ATGCAGTCACTATTTGAAAATGCATGCCACAA ATATCTGACATCCATCAAGCAATACATACAACGCTCGTTGAACATCATCTGTACATTCATTTGTCCTACTCCGTTAACCAGTTATTTAAATCAATCGAAAATGTTGACACAGGAATTGCCTCGTCTGGAAATTTTTCGCGATGTCACCGACAATAAAACGGCGGACACTTCGCCACCAATTTCATACAAGAGCTTAGAAATGCCTTTATCGTCAACTTTATTAAATGCTGAAACGGAACGTATCAAGACATTCGAAGGACGATGGCCTCTATCATGGATGGATATGAATCTACTGGCGCAAACTGGAATGTACTACACGGGCACAGATGATACAGTTAAATGTAATTTTTGTGGTGTCGAAATCGGCCGCTGGGAGGAGACGGATCATCCGGTCactgaacatatgcggtggtcGCCGAACTGTCCGTTGATGCGAAGACGACCTACAGCAAACATTCCATTAGATGAAGTTGTACTAGATAGGATCCTCCCACCTGCCACATATGATGTTTGCGGTGGAACTGAAGTTTTAGATATCAGACCCCAAGCTTACCCCGAAGATTCAATCATGCAACCGATCCGATTCCCAGATCATCCTGAATATGCTATTGAGACTGCACGCCTCCGATCGTTTGCAGAGTGGCCCAGGACAATGAAACAAAAACCAGAACAATTGGCGGACGCTGGCTTCTTCTACACGGGCATTGGCGATCGAGTGAAATGTTTTAGCTGTGGCGGTGGACTAAAGGATTGGGATGAATCCGATGATCCATGGGAGCAACATGCTTTGTGGCTGGGCAATTGTCATTTcttgaaattgaataaaactcaAAAGTATATCGATTCCGTTATTGCCAAATTCAAATCGAGTAaggaaagcgaaacgaaaaacgAAGGTAGCAATACATCGAATACGAGTGGTGTGTCGAGCGATGAGGAACATTCGTCGCAAGAATTAGAAGCAGCTAAGGATGATGAATTGAATTCCATCGAATCAGAACGAAAAGGAGGAAGTTTCGAATTGCACGACAAATGCCGTCATAGCCATAAGAAAAAGGCAATTCCAGATGAGAAAGTTTGTAAGATATGCTACGTGAACGAATACAACACTGCATTTTTGCCATGCGGTCATGTAGTTGCTTGTGTAAAGTGTGCATCCTCCGTTACAAAGTGTCCAATGTGTCGGCAACCTTTTTCGAACGTTATGCGAGTGTATTTTTCTTAA
- the LOC119649076 gene encoding death-associated inhibitor of apoptosis 1-like: MSIPSTLLNDETERIKTFEGRWPLSWMDMKLLAQTGMYYTGTDDTVKCNFCGVEISRWEETDHPVLEHMRWSPNCPLMRRRYTANIPLDEVVLDRILPPATYDVCGATEILDIRPQAYPEDSIMQPIRFPDHPEYAIETARLRSFAGGVRTMKRKLEQLEDAGFFYTGIGDRVKCFSCGGGQKDWDESDDPWEHVSWLRNYHFLKLNKIEKFIDFVIAKFKSNKESETKNEGSNTSSTSGVSSDDEHSSHELEAAKDDEVNSTESEQKGGSFELRDKCRHSHKKKIVPNEKVCKICYVNEYNTAFLPCGHVVACVKCASSVTKCPMCRQPFSNVMRVYFS; encoded by the coding sequence ATGTCGATTCCTTCAACTCTATTAAATGACGAAACGGAACGTATCAAGACATTCGAAGGACGATGGCCTCTATCATGGATGGATATGAAACTACTGGCGCAAACTGGAATGTACTACACGGGCACAGATGATACAGTTAAATGTAATTTTTGTGGGGTCGAAATCAGTCGCTGGGAGGAGACGGATCATCCGGTCCTTGAACATATGCGATGGTCCCCGAATTGCCCGTTGATGCGAAGACGATATACAGCAAATATTCCATTAGATGAAGTTGTACTAGATAGGATCCTCCCACCTGCCACATATGATGTTTGCGGTGCAACTGAAATTTTAGATATCAGACCCCAAGCTTACCCCGAAGATTCAATCATGCAACCGATCCGATTCCCAGATCATCCTGAATATGCTATTGAGACTGCACGCCTTCGATCGTTTGCAGGGGGGGTCAGGACAATGAAACGAAAATTGGAACAATTGGAGGACGCTGGCTTCTTCTACACGGGCATTGGCGATCGAGTGAAATGTTTTAGCTGTGGCGGTGGACAAAAGGATTGGGATGAATCGGATGATCCATGGGAACATGTTTCGTGGCTGCGCAATTATCATTTcttgaaattgaataaaattgaaaagtttatcGATTTCGTTATTGCCAAATTCAAATCGAATAaggaaagcgaaacgaaaaacgAAGGTAGCAATACATCGAGTACGAGTGGTGTGTCGAGCGATGATGAACATTCGTCGCACGAGTTAGAAGCAGCTAAGGATGATGAAGTGAATTCCACCGAATcagaacaaaaaggaggaagTTTCGAATTGCGTGACAAATGCCGTCATAGCCATAAGAAAAAGATAGTTCCAAATGAGAAAGTTTGTAAGATATGCTACGTGAACGAATACAACACTGCATTTTTGCCTTGCGGTCATGTAGTTGCGTGTGTAAAGTGTGCATCCTCCGTTACAAAGTGTCCAATGTGTCGGCAACCTTTTTCGAACGTTATGCGAGTGTATTTTTCTTAA